CGTGCGGGACAAGCGGGGAGAGCTGCTCGACCGCGGCGACGACCCGGTCGAGGGTCAGCTCGGCCAGGGCCCTGGCGGGCGCGTCGTCGCGCTCGAAGTCGATGGAGCCGTCCGTGCTCTGCCAGGCGCGGATCTCCTCCACGGCATTCTTGAGCTCGGGCCAGGCGGGGTGGTCGATCACCCGGGCGGCGGTGGATATCCCCCCACCAGTCACGTCCTGCACAAGAATTTCCGTCATGCCTCTTCCTTCACAGGAGAACCTCGCGTCAAGACACCGTAACCATGGACGGTTCTCGGCCACAAGAGGGGGCAAGGGAAATTATCCTGCGCGACCCCCCTGATCGCAGAAGTTTTTCCTGTCACGCAGGGGGGAAGCCACCCTTCCGTCGCGTTGTTCAGCTCAGCGGCTTGACCAGGAGCTCGAACTCCAGGTCGTCGCGCTGAGGCAGGCCGAAGCGCTCGTCGCCGTACGGGAAGGGGGTCATCCGTCCGGTGCGCCGGTAGCCGCGGCGCTCGTACCAGGCGACGAGCTCCTCCCGTACGGAGATCACCGTCATGTGCATCTCGCGGACGTCCCACAGCTCGCGCACCCGGCGCTCGGCCTCCGCGATGATCTGCTTGCCGAGACCCGCCCCCTGGAGTTCGGGGCGGACGGCGAACATCCCGAAGTAGGCCGCCTCGCCCCGGTGCTCCAGCTGGCAGCAGGCGACGATCGCACCGTCGCGCTCCACGACCAGGAGGCGGCTGTCCGGCGTGGTGATCACGGCGGCGACGCCGTCGGGGTCGGTGCGCTGCCCCTGGAGGATGTCCGCCTCGGTGGTCCAGCCGCCCCGGCTGGAGTCGCCCCGGTAGGCCGACTCGACGAGCGGGACGAGGGCCGGGACATCGTCCAGGACCGCCTCGCGGTAGCTGATCCGGCCGGTCTCCTGCGACGTGGCGGTGTCCATGTGAACGGGGCTCCCCTCAGGTGCTGACGATCGTCGTGCGCGATCGTCCCGAGCCTAACGCCCGTCCCTTTCACTCCCCCTCGTACGCCTCTGCGCGCCCGTGCGCCTGCGTGTGCCCGGCCGGACGCGGGCATCCTCCGGGGAGGGGACGGCGTCGAGGGGGTGGTGTGCCGTGCACGGACCGGCCCTGTCCGGGTGGCTGATGGTCGCGCTCTGCGCGGTGACGGGCGTGTACTGCCTGCTGCGCATGCGCGCGTGCACCGGGGAGGAGCGGCGGGCGGCGGGCCGTGAGGCGGTGATGGCCTTCGGGATGGCGTCGATGGCGCTGCCCGCGGCGGCGCTGACACCGCCGGCGTGGAGCTGGGCGGTGTACGCGGCGGTGTTCGGCGTCGCGGCGCTGCACGGGCTCGCGTCGGTCCGGCGCGGCGGACACCATCTGCACCACCTCGTCGGCTCGCTCGCCATGGTCTACATGGCGGTGTCGATGGCCGCCCCCGGCACGGGGGCGCACGCGGGGCACACGGCGGGCACGGCGGGCGGTGTGCCCGTCCTCACGACCGGCCTGCTCCTCTACTACATGGCGTACGTGCTGCACGCGGGCACGAGACTCGTCCCGGCCCCGGCCCCGGCCCCGGTCCCGGCCCCGGCCCCGGCCCCGGTCCCGGCCCCGGCCCCGGCCCCGGCGGCGGTGACGGCGGGCGGCCCGGGCCCCGGGCCGCGGTCCTCCTGGGCGGCCCGCCCGGAGCCCGCCCTGGCGTGCCGGCTGTCGATGGCGCTCGCGATGCTGGCCATGCTGGTGACGCTGTGAGCTCCGTCCGGCGCCCGGCCGGGCGGTGAGGGCCGGCGGGCCCGGCTCAACCAAACCGTGGCGTACGTCACTTGCCGTCCCTATGCATACCCCCGACCAGTACCGCGCTCATAGGCTGGCGCCATGTGGGTCTCCCTCGCGCTGTTCCTGCTCGGCGTTCTGACCGCCCTCGCGGCCCCCCGGCTGCTGTCGCGGGCGGACTGGGTCGAGCGAGAACCCGTGGTGGCCCTCTGGGTGTGGCAGTGCGTGATCGCCGCCGTCCTGCTGAGCTTCGCGCTCTCCATGACGTTCAGCGCGTCGACCGCCTGGCAGGCCGTCCGGGGGCAGATCTTCGCGCCCGCGCCCCGCGCGGTGATCGACGCGTACCAGCTGGGGACGACCGGGCCGTGGTCCGCGGTGCTCGCGGTGGCCCTGGCGGCCGGCGGGGTGTGGACCGGGGCGATGCTGGGCCGGGAGTTCAGCCACGCCAGGTCGCGGCGCAGACAGCGCCGCTGCGATCTGCTCGTCCGCGCACCCCTGCTCCCCGGCGAGCAGCCGGGCGGTGAGCGCCTCGTGGTCCTGGAGGGCGAGCGGGCGAACGCCTGGTGGCTGCCGGGGAGCACTCCCCAGCTGGTCATCACGACGGCGGCGCTGCGGCGCTTGAAGGGGCGTCAGCTGGACGCGGTCCTCGCGCACGAGCAGGGCCACGCGCGCGCCCGGCACGACTGGCTGCTGCACTCGTCGGCGGCGTTGGCCGCCGGGTTCCCGGGGATCCCGGTCTTCGCCGCCTTCCGCGAGGAGATGCACCGGCTGGTGGAGCTGGCCGCCGACGATGTGGCCTCGCGCCGGTTCGGGCGGCTGACGATCGCGCTCGCGCTGGTCGAACTGAACGAGGACCGGGGTGTGTTCGGTCCGCACCAGGGCCCGTACGGCGATCTGCCGCGCAGGGTGAACCGGCTGCTGACCGCGGCGCCCCGGCTGACCGCGGGCCGCAGGCTCCGGCTCACCGCGGCCGCTTCCCTGGTGCCGGTGGTCCCGGTGCTGGTGGCCTTCGTCCCGGCGCTCAGCGCGCTGGGACAGAGGTGACGGCAGACGCACCGGTCCGGTCGCGCGCGGCGCGCGCGGGGGGCGGGAAGGATCACGCGCGGCCGATCCTGGGGCAGGATCGACGCATGCGCTCCTCCGCCGTGATCTCCGGCGCCCTGGCCGTTCTCCTGCTGGTCCTCGTGGCCGTGGGGTGGACCCCTCTGATCTCCTTCGACCGGTCGGTGGCCGAGGCACTCCACCGTGACGCGGTGGCCGAACCCGGGCTGACCCAGGTGCACCGGTTCCTCAGCGACTGGGTGTGGGACCCGTGGACGATGCGCGCGCTGGCCGCCGCGACGGTGGTGCTGCTGTGGTGGGGGCGGGAGCGCCGCCTCGCCCTGTGGGTGACAGTGACGAGCCTGGCGGCCGTGGGGCTCCAGCAGGGCCTCAAGACGCTCGTGGGGCGGGACCGGCCGGAGTGGACCGATCCGGTCGACTCGGCACGCTTCGCCGCCTTCCCGTCCGGGCACGCGATGACGGCCATGGTCACCTGCGGGCTGCTGCTCTGGGTCCTCGCGCTGCGGTGGCGCGGCGAGTGGCGCGGCTGGGGTGCGCTCACGGGCCTGGCGGTCGTCTCGGTCCTCGGCGTGGGGTGGACGCGGGTCTACCTCGGCGTGCACTGGCCGTCGGACGTGGTCGGGGGCTGGCTGCTCGGCTGGTTCTGTGTGGCCGTGGCCGTCCTGACGTACCGCTGGAGCGAGCGGCGCTTCCCCCGGACCGGCCCGGCGGACGCGGCCGGCCGGGAGAACAGAAGCGGAGAGACGGAATGAAGCCGCCTGTTCTGGACGATCCCCCGTGTCGCCCAGAACAGACGGCATTCCCGGCGGCCTGCCACACGGGCACGCCGACGGGATGCGCCGAGTATACTGGCTGGCAGCCAGTCAACGCAGGAGTCCAGCATGTCCCCGCGTAGCCCATCGGTCAATGAAGAGCTTCGGCGCAGGTCACGTGAGCGCATTCTGCAGGCCACGGTGGAGCTGGTCGACACACGTGGTTACGAGGCGACGACGCTCGGCGACATCGCGGAGCGGGCCGGCTCCGCGCGGGGGCTGATCTCGTACTACTTCCCGGGCAAGCGGCAGCTGCTGCAGGCCGCGGTGCACCGGCTGATGCACCTGACCCTGGAAGGGGCGCTGGAGCGCGAGCCGCGCTCGGAGGACGGCCGCGAGCGCATGGCGCGCGCGATCGACGCGATCCTGGGGCTCGCCGCGACGCGCCCCACCCTGATGCGCACCCATATGGCGGGCATTCTGCAGGCCGAGGGGTTCGTGCAGTGCGAGGAGCAGCAGCGGCTGGCATTCCTGCTGCGCGACACGGTCACGCGCTACGGCTCCGCGGACGTCGACACGGACTATCCGATGC
This sequence is a window from Streptomyces sp. NBC_00691. Protein-coding genes within it:
- a CDS encoding DUF5134 domain-containing protein, which produces MHGPALSGWLMVALCAVTGVYCLLRMRACTGEERRAAGREAVMAFGMASMALPAAALTPPAWSWAVYAAVFGVAALHGLASVRRGGHHLHHLVGSLAMVYMAVSMAAPGTGAHAGHTAGTAGGVPVLTTGLLLYYMAYVLHAGTRLVPAPAPAPVPAPAPAPVPAPAPAPAAVTAGGPGPGPRSSWAARPEPALACRLSMALAMLAMLVTL
- a CDS encoding M56 family metallopeptidase gives rise to the protein MWVSLALFLLGVLTALAAPRLLSRADWVEREPVVALWVWQCVIAAVLLSFALSMTFSASTAWQAVRGQIFAPAPRAVIDAYQLGTTGPWSAVLAVALAAGGVWTGAMLGREFSHARSRRRQRRCDLLVRAPLLPGEQPGGERLVVLEGERANAWWLPGSTPQLVITTAALRRLKGRQLDAVLAHEQGHARARHDWLLHSSAALAAGFPGIPVFAAFREEMHRLVELAADDVASRRFGRLTIALALVELNEDRGVFGPHQGPYGDLPRRVNRLLTAAPRLTAGRRLRLTAAASLVPVVPVLVAFVPALSALGQR
- a CDS encoding phosphatase PAP2 family protein is translated as MRSSAVISGALAVLLLVLVAVGWTPLISFDRSVAEALHRDAVAEPGLTQVHRFLSDWVWDPWTMRALAAATVVLLWWGRERRLALWVTVTSLAAVGLQQGLKTLVGRDRPEWTDPVDSARFAAFPSGHAMTAMVTCGLLLWVLALRWRGEWRGWGALTGLAVVSVLGVGWTRVYLGVHWPSDVVGGWLLGWFCVAVAVLTYRWSERRFPRTGPADAAGRENRSGETE
- a CDS encoding TetR/AcrR family transcriptional regulator, producing MSPRSPSVNEELRRRSRERILQATVELVDTRGYEATTLGDIAERAGSARGLISYYFPGKRQLLQAAVHRLMHLTLEGALEREPRSEDGRERMARAIDAILGLAATRPTLMRTHMAGILQAEGFVQCEEQQRLAFLLRDTVTRYGSADVDTDYPMLRALLMGAVVAVLLPGAKMPLARLRSELFHRYGLDWEAGTPPDGGPPDGTPVVRPSAGRRAPTAGGQDSGQSSKSK
- a CDS encoding GNAT family N-acetyltransferase, whose product is MDTATSQETGRISYREAVLDDVPALVPLVESAYRGDSSRGGWTTEADILQGQRTDPDGVAAVITTPDSRLLVVERDGAIVACCQLEHRGEAAYFGMFAVRPELQGAGLGKQIIAEAERRVRELWDVREMHMTVISVREELVAWYERRGYRRTGRMTPFPYGDERFGLPQRDDLEFELLVKPLS